One stretch of Roseimicrobium sp. ORNL1 DNA includes these proteins:
- a CDS encoding ABC transporter permease: protein MAFLTLIFKNLLRRPSRSLLTLLGIAIGIAAVVALTSLAWGFELSWSNVYRSRGVDLIVTQSKIRGAMPAAFDDTYITALRALPHVQTVAGTLCDIYSIEDAPTMIVAGWEPGAPSWEKVRTVKGAIPAPDSMDAAYVGEVAAELLHKTVGDTVQIETKEYKVVGIYSSPAMAENSSIVLPLRAMQELSDREDKVNFFEVFLEPGTTEAQLAELQTQIKTMMPGFSAFSAGSLAQNSVGVQLAKAMSIGTSLIALIVGAVGVMNTILMSVFERIDEIGVLLAIGWKRSRIRRMILLESVVLGFVGGAIGCMLGVVGTKLIQATPWLRGKIEADITPGLLLVSLLVAVALGALGGFYPAWLGSRMSPANAMRN from the coding sequence ATGGCTTTCCTCACGCTCATCTTCAAGAACCTGCTCCGGCGGCCTTCGCGCAGCCTGCTCACGCTGCTGGGCATCGCCATCGGCATTGCGGCCGTGGTGGCACTCACGAGTCTGGCGTGGGGTTTTGAGCTGAGCTGGTCGAACGTGTATCGCTCGCGCGGCGTGGATCTCATCGTCACGCAGTCCAAGATTCGCGGGGCCATGCCGGCGGCGTTTGACGACACCTACATCACTGCCCTGCGTGCATTGCCTCATGTGCAGACCGTCGCAGGAACACTTTGCGACATCTACAGCATCGAAGACGCGCCCACGATGATTGTGGCTGGATGGGAACCCGGAGCCCCATCATGGGAGAAGGTGCGCACGGTGAAAGGTGCCATTCCTGCACCGGACTCCATGGATGCCGCGTATGTCGGAGAAGTTGCTGCCGAACTCCTGCACAAAACCGTGGGTGACACGGTGCAGATTGAAACGAAGGAGTATAAAGTCGTCGGCATCTACAGCAGCCCAGCCATGGCGGAGAACAGCTCCATTGTCCTGCCCCTTCGTGCCATGCAGGAACTCAGCGACCGCGAAGACAAGGTGAACTTCTTCGAGGTCTTCCTGGAGCCCGGCACCACGGAGGCACAGCTCGCCGAGTTGCAGACCCAAATCAAGACCATGATGCCCGGCTTCAGTGCCTTCAGCGCTGGGTCACTCGCGCAGAACAGCGTGGGCGTGCAACTGGCCAAGGCCATGAGCATCGGCACCTCACTCATCGCCCTCATCGTCGGAGCCGTTGGCGTGATGAACACCATCCTCATGAGTGTCTTCGAGCGGATCGATGAGATTGGCGTGCTGCTCGCGATTGGCTGGAAACGTTCGCGCATCCGCCGCATGATCCTGCTGGAGTCGGTGGTGCTCGGCTTTGTTGGTGGCGCCATCGGTTGCATGCTCGGAGTCGTCGGCACGAAACTCATCCAGGCCACCCCGTGGCTGCGCGGCAAGATCGAAGCAGACATCACGCCGGGCCTGCTCCTAGTTTCCCTGCTCGTCGCCGTTGCGCTAGGTGCCCTGGGTGGTTTCTATCCCGCCTGGCTGGGCTCCCGTATGTCTCCGGCGAATGCGATGCGGAACTGA
- a CDS encoding septal ring lytic transglycosylase RlpA family protein translates to MNSLASLPHGSADSREGRPGTFPTLPMNAMARRHFWKVIIVLFIVLGALWVAPRLSRQESMPFRPESAPVPSTKPLPTDPPARTLDNAPSAPIHQQQPNPAPDAKQAAVKLKAQKGKASFYGAMFHGRPTASGERYDQNSLTAAHRTLPMGTRVKVKNMRNGREVVVRINNRGPYVKGRIIDLSSRAAKDLRMTGAGVVAVEVTVLPKETVQKPVEALLAKK, encoded by the coding sequence ATGAACAGCCTGGCCTCACTTCCCCATGGTTCCGCGGACTCGCGGGAGGGCAGGCCGGGCACCTTCCCCACGCTTCCCATGAACGCGATGGCACGCCGGCACTTTTGGAAGGTGATCATTGTGCTGTTCATCGTCTTGGGTGCTCTCTGGGTGGCGCCCCGGCTGTCCCGTCAGGAGTCCATGCCGTTCCGGCCAGAGTCCGCACCGGTGCCCTCCACCAAGCCTCTGCCAACGGATCCACCCGCCCGAACGCTGGACAATGCACCGAGCGCGCCGATTCATCAACAGCAGCCAAATCCCGCGCCGGACGCGAAGCAAGCTGCGGTCAAACTGAAGGCGCAGAAGGGCAAGGCATCTTTCTACGGCGCCATGTTTCACGGTCGTCCTACGGCCAGTGGCGAGCGGTATGATCAGAATTCCCTCACGGCAGCTCATCGCACCCTTCCCATGGGCACCCGCGTGAAGGTGAAAAATATGCGCAACGGCCGCGAGGTTGTGGTGCGCATCAACAATCGCGGACCCTATGTGAAAGGGCGCATCATTGATCTTTCGTCACGAGCCGCCAAGGACCTGCGGATGACCGGCGCTGGTGTGGTGGCCGTGGAGGTGACGGTGCTGCCGAAGGAAACGGTGCAGAAACCCGTCGAAGCGCTGCTCGCGAAAAAATAG
- a CDS encoding ABC transporter ATP-binding protein has product MQSPMVEARDLRRSYDQDAVQALRGVTFSIARGEFVSITGPSGSGKSTLLRLIGALDDEFEGTLSINGFDLRKLEDPEGFRSKVIGFVFQSFHLLPTLSALENVQMPMFETSLTGPQRKARAETLLESMGLKARMHHLPAKLSGGERQRVAIARSLANEPSFLLADEPTGNLDSKSAQMILEVLDEVHQKQKMTILMVTHDPTVAARAERSLRMLDGEIVEEIVHHKPAA; this is encoded by the coding sequence ATGCAATCACCCATGGTCGAAGCGCGGGACCTCCGGCGCTCCTATGATCAAGACGCCGTGCAGGCCCTGCGCGGAGTGACCTTCTCAATTGCACGCGGCGAGTTCGTGTCCATCACCGGCCCAAGTGGCTCTGGAAAATCCACGCTGCTCCGGCTCATCGGCGCACTCGATGATGAGTTTGAGGGCACGTTGAGCATCAATGGTTTCGATCTCCGGAAGCTGGAGGACCCCGAAGGCTTCCGCTCCAAGGTGATTGGCTTTGTATTCCAATCCTTCCACCTACTGCCCACACTCTCCGCCTTGGAGAATGTGCAGATGCCTATGTTCGAGACTTCGCTTACAGGGCCGCAGCGCAAGGCACGAGCGGAGACCTTGCTGGAATCCATGGGGCTCAAGGCGCGCATGCATCACCTGCCGGCCAAGCTCTCCGGTGGCGAGCGCCAGCGCGTGGCCATCGCACGCAGCCTGGCGAATGAACCGAGCTTCCTCCTCGCGGATGAACCCACCGGCAATCTCGACAGCAAGAGCGCGCAGATGATTCTGGAGGTACTCGATGAAGTGCATCAGAAACAGAAAATGACCATCCTCATGGTCACCCATGATCCCACCGTGGCCGCGCGTGCCGAGCGCAGCCTGCGCATGCTGGACGGTGAAATCGTCGAGGAGATAGTGCATCACAAACCTGCTGCATAG
- a CDS encoding rhodanese-like domain-containing protein → MKTISSVVVILLILTAAFQAAEKKSPAQKASAIANPQIDYPGFLKDADKVGVLREKRRITEKQFLEMMQDPDTIILDARSTEKYGKLHIKGAKNLSLPDMTEADLAKVIPSKITRVLIYCNNNFDKAPEAFPGKGVRLSLNIFTFNTLYGYGYTNVYELGPFIDISKSVLPFTGKKQ, encoded by the coding sequence ATGAAGACCATCAGCTCCGTCGTAGTCATCCTGCTGATCCTCACTGCTGCGTTCCAGGCAGCGGAAAAGAAGTCACCGGCGCAGAAGGCATCTGCCATCGCGAATCCTCAGATTGACTATCCCGGTTTCCTCAAGGATGCGGACAAGGTGGGCGTACTCCGTGAAAAGCGCCGCATCACCGAGAAGCAATTCCTCGAGATGATGCAGGATCCAGACACCATTATCCTCGACGCCCGCAGCACAGAAAAATACGGCAAACTCCACATTAAGGGAGCCAAGAACCTGAGCCTGCCTGACATGACCGAGGCTGACCTGGCGAAGGTCATTCCCTCAAAGATCACTCGCGTGCTGATCTACTGCAACAACAACTTCGACAAGGCTCCGGAAGCCTTCCCCGGCAAGGGGGTGCGGCTCTCGCTGAACATTTTCACCTTCAACACGCTCTATGGCTACGGCTACACCAACGTGTATGAGCTGGGCCCATTCATCGACATCAGCAAGTCAGTCCTTCCCTTCACGGGAAAGAAGCAGTAG
- a CDS encoding glycosyltransferase family 4 protein → MRALIFAAEPRRPWLLERTRRSLRAAGFEHISQVDGSAGTMPHDAGATLLIRAGAWLRHPLRFAPPPASGTGKPLVAFGFPAAGHHREAWQPFFRTHGGDFSHALQLPPCLCEWYDEHAVSAGLFAERMAGLEGLARPAPSRTQRLIPTRWRRVPHRLIHWSALDCGHNEHLRALEVVTSLQHGGAERIAWELNRLLPHHGVSSRMVILGSPLRQELPRPASLVDLSGLNRERRASAMETAALDFGADVLHGHLIDAEDTRLFSKVLPVVLTIHNARQAWPEGTQSLRKDDCALLIACAQMVERELKETLPHLRTRTVWNGIDPQRFAVRDGKENGKATHKTLTLVCVANPRHQKRLHLLPGILKATQEELAQRGFASRVRLILAGEASSRSPQALECMAKLEEESLRHGVSDAIIFTRGERAVEEVFTEGDVMISCSAYEGLSLAHLEGLAAGLPLVTTDAGGTAELAWRNPAVTLLPLEAASQAYAKAAVDAFLQPKSGRAGMERDFSAAAMARRTASLLHRAASGNQRGDTVWFITNNLSTGGAQSSLKRLTAAFHRQGISVRVALLQEYPEHPTPGRLELLREGVPVHVPRPVGKVDTAEVVADILAEMNVHSPHCVCFWNAIPACKLMLADALWHTPVYDVSPGEMYYTSLERCFENPPAALPYRSAEGYGSRLARVVVKYAAEAPRASAMLGTPVKSIPNGITFPQVPTRDRDPSKPLRIGTAARLSPQKRIEDLIEAFRVALPDLPCCELLIAGEAETGSETYADALKASTTDLPVRWLGEHRDLGDFHASLDIFAMISEPAGCPNASLEAMASGLPVVATDVGGASEQVLDGVTGRLVPPRNAAAFAAALVEVSRDLALCASMGRTARLHVEQHFSMDRMVAAYRALLWDGPGSQVGESALAAGAFPVFSSLHP, encoded by the coding sequence ATGCGCGCCCTGATTTTCGCCGCTGAACCACGCAGGCCGTGGCTTCTGGAGCGCACTCGACGAAGTCTGCGAGCTGCGGGATTCGAGCATATCTCGCAAGTGGATGGCAGTGCAGGCACGATGCCGCATGATGCGGGGGCTACGTTGCTGATTCGTGCCGGTGCGTGGCTGCGGCATCCGTTGAGGTTTGCACCGCCTCCGGCCAGTGGCACAGGCAAGCCTCTGGTGGCGTTTGGATTTCCTGCCGCAGGCCATCACCGCGAAGCCTGGCAGCCGTTCTTCCGGACGCATGGCGGTGATTTCTCCCATGCGCTGCAGCTTCCACCGTGCCTGTGCGAATGGTACGATGAGCATGCAGTCAGTGCAGGTCTCTTCGCGGAACGCATGGCCGGACTGGAGGGGCTGGCGCGTCCCGCTCCCTCGCGCACACAGCGCCTGATTCCCACCCGCTGGCGGCGCGTGCCACACCGGCTCATTCACTGGAGTGCTCTCGACTGCGGTCATAACGAGCATCTGCGCGCCCTCGAAGTCGTAACCAGCCTGCAGCACGGTGGCGCGGAACGCATCGCGTGGGAGCTGAATCGCCTGTTGCCACATCACGGAGTCTCATCACGCATGGTGATCTTGGGTTCACCTCTGCGTCAGGAGTTGCCGCGTCCTGCATCCTTGGTGGACCTGTCAGGATTGAATCGCGAACGTCGCGCTTCTGCCATGGAGACGGCGGCCTTGGACTTCGGCGCGGATGTCCTGCATGGGCACCTCATCGATGCGGAGGACACACGTCTTTTCTCAAAAGTCCTCCCGGTCGTGCTTACCATTCACAACGCGCGGCAGGCCTGGCCAGAAGGCACGCAAAGTCTACGCAAGGACGACTGCGCTCTGCTCATTGCCTGTGCCCAGATGGTCGAGCGCGAGTTGAAGGAAACGCTGCCACACCTGCGCACACGCACCGTGTGGAATGGCATTGACCCGCAGCGGTTCGCTGTTCGTGATGGAAAGGAGAACGGCAAGGCCACACACAAAACGCTCACCCTGGTATGCGTGGCGAATCCCAGGCACCAGAAGCGGCTCCACCTGCTGCCGGGCATCCTGAAGGCTACGCAAGAGGAACTCGCCCAGCGCGGTTTCGCCAGCAGAGTCAGGCTCATTCTCGCGGGTGAGGCCTCTTCACGCAGTCCTCAGGCGCTGGAGTGCATGGCCAAACTCGAGGAGGAGTCCCTCCGGCATGGTGTATCCGATGCCATCATCTTCACTCGCGGAGAACGCGCGGTGGAGGAGGTATTCACGGAAGGTGATGTGATGATTTCCTGCAGCGCCTATGAGGGCCTGAGTCTCGCCCACTTGGAAGGTCTCGCTGCAGGCCTCCCGTTGGTGACGACAGATGCCGGTGGCACGGCTGAACTGGCCTGGCGCAATCCGGCCGTGACACTGCTCCCTCTGGAAGCCGCCTCACAAGCATATGCCAAGGCTGCCGTAGATGCTTTCCTCCAACCCAAGAGTGGACGTGCCGGGATGGAGCGCGATTTTTCTGCTGCCGCGATGGCTCGACGCACCGCCAGTCTCCTGCATCGTGCAGCTTCCGGCAACCAGCGTGGAGATACAGTGTGGTTCATCACGAACAACCTCTCCACCGGAGGCGCACAGTCCTCACTCAAGCGCCTCACCGCGGCCTTCCACCGGCAGGGCATTTCTGTGCGGGTGGCGCTCCTTCAGGAGTATCCTGAGCACCCTACTCCCGGCAGGCTCGAGCTCCTGCGCGAAGGCGTGCCCGTGCATGTGCCACGTCCGGTGGGGAAGGTGGATACAGCCGAAGTCGTAGCCGACATCCTCGCGGAGATGAATGTCCATTCTCCGCACTGCGTGTGCTTCTGGAATGCCATCCCGGCGTGCAAACTCATGCTGGCCGATGCGCTGTGGCACACGCCCGTGTATGACGTGAGCCCGGGTGAGATGTACTACACCTCGCTGGAGCGTTGTTTCGAGAATCCGCCTGCGGCCTTGCCGTACCGCAGCGCAGAGGGGTACGGCTCCCGGCTCGCCAGGGTGGTGGTGAAATATGCGGCTGAGGCTCCGCGGGCATCTGCCATGCTTGGCACTCCTGTGAAGTCGATTCCGAATGGAATCACCTTCCCGCAGGTCCCCACACGCGACCGGGACCCATCCAAGCCTCTGCGCATCGGCACCGCCGCACGCCTGAGCCCTCAGAAGCGCATTGAGGATCTCATCGAAGCGTTTCGCGTGGCCCTTCCCGACCTGCCCTGCTGCGAACTGCTGATTGCAGGCGAAGCCGAAACCGGCAGCGAGACCTATGCAGATGCCTTGAAAGCCTCCACCACAGACCTGCCCGTGCGCTGGCTAGGAGAGCACCGCGACTTGGGTGACTTCCACGCCTCTCTGGACATCTTTGCCATGATTTCCGAGCCGGCGGGATGCCCGAATGCCTCCCTGGAGGCGATGGCCTCCGGCCTGCCGGTGGTCGCCACGGATGTGGGCGGTGCCTCCGAGCAGGTGCTCGATGGCGTCACGGGCCGCCTCGTTCCGCCCCGGAATGCCGCCGCTTTTGCCGCCGCGCTCGTGGAAGTTTCCCGGGACCTGGCCCTCTGCGCTTCCATGGGCCGCACCGCGCGCCTGCACGTGGAGCAGCACTTTTCCATGGACCGCATGGTGGCCGCCTACCGGGCCCTGCTGTGGGATGGACCGGGATCGCAAGTGGGTGAAAGCGCGCTTGCCGCAGGGGCGTTCCCTGTGTTCTCCTCGTTGCACCCATGA
- the queC gene encoding 7-cyano-7-deazaguanine synthase QueC, with translation MSTLVLLSGGMDSVTALYWAAKEKGVLAAVSFDYGSKHNAKEIPMAEWHAAQLGVKHDVIHLDFINRHFTSDLLQSGGEIPDGHYEEASMKRTVVPFRNGIMLSIACGLAESHGAEALVIAAHSGDHAIYPDCREPFMQAMSDAMRSGTYVGIHLLRPFIDYDKAEIVRRGVKLGIDYAKTWSCYKGGEIHCGTCGTCVERREAFINAGVPDPTKYVSTEPLPQRPK, from the coding sequence ATGAGCACTCTCGTCCTTCTCTCCGGCGGCATGGATTCCGTGACGGCACTCTACTGGGCCGCGAAGGAAAAGGGTGTGCTTGCGGCAGTCAGTTTCGACTACGGCTCGAAGCACAATGCGAAGGAGATTCCCATGGCGGAGTGGCATGCGGCGCAGCTCGGGGTGAAGCACGACGTTATTCACCTCGACTTCATCAACCGCCACTTCACCTCGGACCTGCTGCAGAGCGGGGGTGAGATTCCGGATGGTCACTATGAAGAGGCGAGCATGAAGCGCACCGTGGTGCCCTTTCGCAATGGCATCATGCTCTCCATCGCCTGCGGTCTGGCAGAGAGCCACGGGGCGGAGGCACTGGTGATCGCCGCGCACAGCGGGGACCACGCCATCTATCCGGATTGCCGTGAACCCTTCATGCAAGCCATGTCGGATGCGATGCGCAGTGGCACGTATGTGGGCATCCATCTGCTGCGCCCGTTCATCGATTACGACAAGGCCGAGATCGTACGGCGTGGCGTGAAACTCGGCATCGATTACGCAAAAACGTGGAGCTGCTACAAAGGCGGCGAGATCCACTGTGGTACCTGCGGCACCTGCGTAGAGCGGCGTGAGGCCTTCATCAACGCTGGCGTTCCAGACCCCACGAAGTACGTGTCGACCGAACCGCTGCCTCAGAGGCCCAAGTAA
- the queF gene encoding preQ(1) synthase, translating into MAKDKGKDKKKDKSKAPAPAATKAAPLTLLGHSENRLPTSPDEATLEVFPNRTPGRNYRINLSAPEFSSLCPVTGQPDSAHLEIVYVPDKLCIETKSFKFYLASYRNFPAFNEVIVNRILDDLVKACAPKQMHIRGDFGARGGISLSCEAKFPDWPDEEEAICEGGCHHH; encoded by the coding sequence ATGGCTAAAGACAAAGGCAAAGACAAGAAGAAGGACAAGAGCAAGGCTCCCGCCCCAGCGGCGACCAAAGCTGCCCCGCTGACCCTGCTCGGTCACTCCGAGAACCGGCTCCCCACGTCTCCTGACGAAGCGACGTTGGAAGTATTCCCAAACCGCACGCCGGGCCGCAACTACCGCATCAATCTCAGCGCGCCTGAGTTCTCCTCGCTCTGCCCCGTAACCGGCCAGCCGGACTCGGCACATCTGGAGATTGTGTATGTGCCTGACAAGCTCTGCATCGAGACCAAGTCCTTCAAATTCTACCTGGCCTCCTACCGCAACTTCCCCGCCTTCAACGAAGTGATCGTGAACCGCATTCTCGATGACCTCGTGAAAGCCTGTGCGCCCAAGCAAATGCACATCCGTGGCGACTTCGGCGCCCGAGGCGGCATCTCGCTCTCCTGCGAAGCCAAGTTCCCAGACTGGCCGGATGAGGAAGAGGCGATCTGTGAAGGTGGGTGTCATCATCACTGA
- a CDS encoding MFS transporter encodes MSTTPKLTTTHWLIIIIASIGFLFDTYELLMTPLVAAPAIAELLKIPQNNPIVTDWVGRLLWISALCGGVFGLLGGWLVDRFGRKKVMAASIFLYSFSPFAAAFATSLPVFVFFRSTTFIGVCVEFVAAITWLAEVFQDRKQREKWLGITQAFASLGGVLVTAMSMWINNHGASLPHMGLPLGLGATDPSSWRYLLMTGILPAIPIALLLPFVPESQVWKDKRAAGTLKRPSFGALFAPELRRVTIVTAILSACAYGIAFGALQVTVARVTPGLPELKEQSKQLAPLRKEAESLNNQLNEVRKTAAGSPQDKELVAKIKANFAQQRPINDVVKKKADQVQFYQEMGGLAGRILLALLLIWGISRVALLKIFQVPALIVLPVTYFVLFHQGGPAFLWAYAVCGLLTVAQFSYFGEYLPKVFPLHLRGTGGSFATNVGGRMIGTSMAFVTTNLVAPMLAGSGPMLPMHVAKAAGIVAVSIAVISFVVGFFLPEPKSEGAD; translated from the coding sequence ATGTCCACTACTCCCAAGCTGACCACGACCCACTGGTTGATCATCATCATCGCGAGCATCGGGTTCCTCTTTGATACCTATGAATTGCTGATGACACCGCTGGTGGCGGCTCCAGCGATTGCGGAGTTGCTGAAAATTCCGCAGAACAATCCCATCGTGACAGACTGGGTGGGCCGGCTGTTGTGGATTTCGGCACTGTGCGGTGGGGTTTTTGGACTTCTCGGCGGGTGGCTGGTCGACAGGTTCGGGCGCAAGAAGGTGATGGCTGCGAGTATCTTCCTCTACTCCTTCTCGCCTTTCGCAGCCGCATTCGCCACCTCGCTGCCGGTGTTCGTCTTCTTCAGAAGTACCACCTTCATCGGCGTGTGCGTGGAGTTTGTGGCAGCCATCACCTGGCTGGCGGAAGTCTTCCAGGATCGGAAACAGAGGGAGAAGTGGCTCGGCATCACCCAGGCATTCGCTTCGCTGGGTGGCGTGCTGGTCACGGCCATGAGCATGTGGATCAACAACCATGGTGCAAGCCTGCCTCACATGGGCCTGCCGCTGGGTCTTGGGGCGACGGATCCCTCTTCGTGGCGTTACCTCCTGATGACCGGCATCCTCCCGGCCATCCCCATTGCGCTGCTACTTCCCTTCGTGCCGGAATCCCAGGTGTGGAAGGACAAGCGCGCAGCGGGCACGCTCAAGCGTCCGAGCTTTGGTGCGTTGTTCGCGCCTGAGCTGCGCCGCGTGACTATTGTCACAGCCATCCTTTCCGCCTGCGCCTATGGCATCGCATTCGGCGCGTTGCAGGTCACGGTCGCGCGTGTCACCCCCGGCCTGCCGGAGTTGAAGGAACAATCGAAGCAACTGGCCCCTCTTCGCAAGGAAGCAGAGTCGCTCAATAATCAACTCAACGAAGTTCGTAAGACGGCCGCGGGCTCGCCGCAGGACAAGGAGCTTGTCGCCAAGATCAAAGCCAACTTTGCCCAGCAGAGACCCATCAATGATGTGGTGAAGAAGAAGGCGGACCAGGTGCAGTTCTACCAGGAGATGGGGGGATTGGCCGGCCGAATTCTTCTCGCGCTCCTCTTGATTTGGGGCATCAGCCGCGTCGCCCTTTTGAAGATCTTCCAGGTCCCCGCGCTGATTGTGCTGCCGGTGACCTACTTCGTGCTCTTCCACCAGGGTGGGCCGGCCTTCCTCTGGGCTTATGCTGTCTGCGGTCTTCTTACCGTCGCGCAGTTCAGCTATTTCGGAGAGTATCTGCCCAAGGTCTTCCCCCTGCACCTGCGCGGGACCGGGGGAAGTTTTGCCACGAACGTGGGTGGCCGCATGATTGGCACCAGCATGGCCTTCGTCACCACGAACCTTGTCGCGCCCATGCTGGCAGGCTCCGGCCCCATGCTGCCCATGCACGTGGCCAAGGCGGCGGGTATTGTCGCGGTGAGCATTGCGGTCATCAGCTTTGTGGTGGGCTTCTTCCTTCCGGAGCCGAAGAGCGAAGGCGCGGATTGA
- a CDS encoding sugar phosphate isomerase/epimerase family protein: protein MNRRHFLSTAAATLGASALPALEPINRKGKSRMMLGLAAYSFRDNMKWMKGKENTKLKAGGPAWDILDFIDYCADQGCPGAELTSYFFPPDCDEKYLLEVKRQAYLRGVNITGTAVGNTFTHPKGEARDKEIAYVKDWIEKSTIMGAPHIRVFAGTVQKGSTVEEAEKNCQECYDECLAFADKKGVFLGLENHGGIVAEPDPLIRMVKAAKSPWAGINFDSGNFHTEDPYGDMAKIAPYAVNVQLKTKVTPKGAKEGEPSDVPRVLKILKDANYQGWFTLEYEDKEDPFVAVPRILAELKPLLG, encoded by the coding sequence ATGAACCGCCGCCATTTCCTTTCCACTGCCGCCGCCACGCTCGGCGCCTCCGCTCTGCCCGCCCTCGAACCCATCAATCGCAAGGGGAAATCGCGCATGATGCTGGGCCTCGCCGCCTACTCCTTCCGCGACAACATGAAGTGGATGAAGGGCAAGGAGAACACCAAGCTGAAGGCTGGCGGTCCGGCCTGGGACATTCTCGACTTCATCGACTACTGCGCGGACCAGGGCTGCCCCGGCGCGGAGCTCACGAGCTACTTCTTCCCGCCGGATTGCGATGAGAAGTACCTGCTGGAAGTGAAGCGCCAAGCCTACCTGCGCGGCGTGAATATTACCGGTACCGCAGTGGGCAATACCTTCACCCACCCCAAGGGCGAAGCTCGCGACAAGGAAATCGCCTACGTGAAGGACTGGATCGAGAAGTCCACCATCATGGGCGCTCCGCACATCCGCGTCTTTGCCGGTACGGTGCAGAAAGGCAGCACGGTGGAAGAGGCCGAGAAGAACTGCCAGGAGTGCTACGACGAATGCCTCGCCTTCGCAGACAAGAAGGGCGTCTTCCTCGGACTGGAAAACCACGGCGGCATCGTCGCCGAGCCTGATCCTCTCATCCGCATGGTAAAAGCCGCGAAGAGCCCCTGGGCCGGCATCAACTTCGACAGTGGCAACTTCCATACCGAAGACCCGTACGGCGACATGGCGAAGATCGCGCCGTACGCCGTGAACGTGCAGCTGAAGACCAAAGTCACCCCGAAGGGAGCGAAGGAAGGCGAACCGAGCGACGTCCCCCGGGTGCTCAAGATCCTCAAGGATGCCAACTATCAAGGCTGGTTCACCCTTGAGTACGAAGACAAGGAAGATCCCTTTGTCGCCGTTCCCCGGATCCTGGCGGAATTGAAGCCGCTTCTCGGGTAA